The Capsicum annuum cultivar UCD-10X-F1 chromosome 3, UCD10Xv1.1, whole genome shotgun sequence genomic sequence CTTACAATCCGCCTTGTCTCTTCTCACGAGATTATTTCGCCCTCCAATCATTTCCCAATAAAAGCTTCCACGCTCCACACCCTCACGACGTCCGCAGTCCTACATTTCTTCCACGGACCGTGTGAACACCTTCACAAAGCAGGAGATCAATGATttcctctctctttctccttccataaactttcattttttatcaatacgtttatttttgtttatatatttatagAGAATCAATGGACGAAGAAATGGAGGATTTCATTGTTGAATGTTCGGATGTATACGAAATTGACTCTGAATATGAATTTGACGCTGCTCGCTTTTATGATTTCTGTCGTCCGGAGTCGACCTCCGACGCTGAAGAAGCCGAGCGTTGGTTTCAAACGGCTGGCAACTATCTGCCTTCTCGTAAgtcatacataaaaaataatttacatgCGTGTTTAACTGCTTTTTTTTGGTTGCTTTTGTGTACGAGTTTGACGATAAAATTTCGCGTTGCAAAATTTGTCTTTCAATAGAGAATCAAGAATCATTTGATTTGTATTTGAGTTAATGTCTCTTTGTTTGGCGAGTAGAAAGATTATTTGCTTAGATTAGATATGTTGTTCTGCTGGATTGAATTATTGTTGTCCTTGAAATCATCTTAACAGACTATTAGGAAGTTAATCTGAGAATGCCGGTGGAATGTACAATTGTTCCATGCATTTTTTCATTTCTTCTGATTTAGTGATTGCGAATTATAGAAATACTCTTTCTTTTACAATTTATGTGGCTTTTTTTTTTCGAGAGTCAAACTGCTCATCTTGATCGTGTATTTGGACATGGTTAAGTTTTTCTGAGACAAAATTAACATATTTGGAAACTACATAAACAGTACTACAAGTCAGAATAGCTgacaattcaaaaataattagaaGGTATACAAAAAAGTTGTGGTCTAAGAAAAGCTCGTTTGAATCTCGAAATTCGAAATTTGAGGTAAATTGGGAAAGAGGAACTAGGGAGTAATATGGATAGTTTATACTACAATGACTCTGGTGGAAGCACAAATCTTTGGCTTTAAGTTCCTATAACCTCATAAGTTTTATTTTTGTGGCAgctattattttcttgatcctcTTAATGAGGATTTTTCTATCATGCTTGGTTGGTTTattcactctttttctttttttatttcctgTTTATTTGGAAACTTCTTAGCTCTCATTATTAAGTTAAACCTGGGGAAAGAGATTACAGCAGGAAACTCAAATGGTTGCTCAAGGTTACAAGAAGGGAAAATGGCAAAATCAAAATGCAACAACTCATACATACCTGTTGGTTCTGAAGTTTCGCCCTCCAAATCGAAAACTAAAGGTATATATGTAGGCACGGCCTCATTCACCTTCATAATTCTAGGTTTCAGAACTTCGGAGTTGTTTAGTGACAGTTTAAAAGGGTCCAGTCTCATTCTCTAACTCACATCAGAACATTCATCTAATATAACTATCTGCAAGCATTAGAAGAGAAGCTCTGTTATACAAACACATCCAAATTGAATCTTGTGTTGACTTTTAACTCAAAGTCTGCCTTTTCGTTGTCTGTGCGTAAATTATAATTTGTTCTTTTATGTAAGTGTTTGTAGCAAACTTgttcattataacaactcaagaTTTGAGATAAAACTTGACATTATGATTTCAGTTATCCTTTAAGCTCCATGGAGGTACTTAGTCAAATTAACACCGTTCCTGAATATGTTGGAGAATAAATAATCTATGTTGCTCagattcttcaaaaatgtcaacgggtgcgtgtcggattcaCCAAAAAGTAGTGTATATTTGGAGAATTCGACACGGGTGCGCCATTGAAAGTGAAGAGTCTGCGTAACTTAGTAAATAATTACGAACAAACATGCACATTCAAGATCAGTCTTTGGGTACTTCTAATGCTAGTATTTGCATGTTTAATtgaattattatcttattataatTATGGCTTCATCATTCTTTCCTGTTACTATTAGCTATCTAAGTGATTTTATTAGGCTAGTGACAGTACTCTGTTGACAGTAGATAAACATAGTAATTATATTATCTCCTATATGCACATGGTTAACTAACAAGAGTTCtgaaaaataatttcaacttATATCTTGAAGAACTTCAGCGGTGTTAACTGTTTTCCATTGTAATCCCTCAGGAATGATATCTAAAGGTCGAACGACTCAGGAAATTTGCAAGATAAAGCCAGAGCCAAGATCTTCAATAGCAAGAGGCTCAACTTTAATGAAGCCCACGGCTAGTTATTTGGCTAAACAGAGGTATGTAAAAGATGTATATTCTATCTTCTTTTTTGGAAGGTTATActtatgaattactaaaagatgAAGTAAGTGAAAACTTCCGTGTCTTTTTCATTCCTTCGTGCCAGAATTTCGTAGAAACTATAACGATCAATGACAGCATTACTTAAAAAGCTGTAGTGCAGGCTTGTGTATGTTTCTGCAGTTCATTTTCACTTTGTTGGCTCTCTTGACTTCTCCAACCAGTTAaataattcttgatttttgcttTCATTTTCTCATTCTTCAATTGCTAGGTTTCAGAGTACATCTAACAAGTCTGACATGACAAGCTCACAGAATTCTTTGGCATCTGAAAATATTGGAACCAAAAGGCAAAAGCTAGAAATTGGTTATCTACTTAAGGTGCATGCATCTTGTTGGCTTCTATGTTTTTATTCCACATGTGTATTCCCTAAGCAGAACGGACCCTCGTTTCTCTGTTCTCTTTCAGTATAATGTTTCATCCATCTTACTCCTTCCATAtcaatttattcttttattgatgTATGTCAAGTTTAAATAAGACGACTTATTTGTACTCTCTTCCTAGATCTTGAGACAGTGTCTTCTGTATGGACTGACGCTATTTGCCAATGGACTTCTCTATTTGATCTTTTGGAACTCAGTCTATTCCGGAAAAGTGGTTACTTAAGTAGGCTTTTGGACATGAATTGAGTGATATATCGAAAAAGGAAATAGTATTgaagtaaagttgaaaaaaagtttttggaAGTTGAAGTTGTTCTTTGGACATGCATTCTAGTTGaaacaatattttgaaattttgcgAGGGAATCTTTTTTTACTTGAAAACtagttcaaactatttttcaaGTTTGGAGTGAAAAGTGGACAAATGTATATAACCAAACAAGCTTTTGAAGAAAAGcttgaaaaaagcaaaaaaatccTATGTCCAAACAGGTCCTTCAACTAGTTGTAGTTATGGCATATGAACCAAGCTACGAGCTAGAAAGACGTGGCTgtaaaattatgttattaattttacTTCACTGAAAAGGTGCTCAACATCAGATGTATCTCTAGATAACGACTACGGTCATTGAGTTTAATGAAATAGacataataaaaatttgttttaGGTGCAACTAGAATCCTTTTTGGCACTAGGTACTAGCTTGGTGAAATTACCTCAGTGATTGAACAAGAGCAGGTTATGCTGAGAAAACAGTGGCAATAGTTAGTAATACATTTTCTGTAGCATTTACTCTTCGATGTTAAAGAAAAAATTGGCATGATTTTCATCTCCAAGTGTTATTGGTTTAGTTGTATAAGTTTTAATTGTGTACAGAATTAGCCTGTTCAAGTTGGTTTTCTATCTATAAGATATGTTAGGAAAGTGTTTCCCATTTCTTAAAGCCGTAAActgatagaaatatttttaatacCTCATTTTATCTTGCAAACCAGATTGCTCACATGAAGCATCAACGTCTACTATCGCACAAGATATCCAAAAAGGTACTGTCTGAAGGCTTCTTAATTGTGGTTTCATATTACAGATCATGTTTGAGAACTTCTCAAGCACCATTTTTGTAGCTTGAGATCTTTTATTCTGTTCTGGCAGGATGCTTCCTCCATCTCTAATTCGATACATTCCAAATTTAAAGTTACCGTTCCAAGAGAACCTGAACTAGAAACTCTGCAGAGGGCACAAAGGCGAAGGTAGGCTTTTGCGTACGTTGTTTGGTTTTTTTAGTCTTGCATCTTAGTATAAAACTACTGTCAGTACCAGTTGGTAATCAGCTATAGGGTTTCCTGATTAAAAGTTTCAGGTGCAACGAGGACTCAAATTCAAGTGAAAGCACAAAACCCAAAACCCAAATGCTTAAAGCACAGTCCTTGAACAGAAATGTTGGTATTCCGAGTAGTGCTTTCTTGTGAAAACATTTTAATAGTATTGACTTCTCCACATAATCTTTCATCTGAGCCTTGTCTATTTGTGCTTTCCGCAGATCTTCAAGGATCCTACATTGCCTCCTCTCAGAAAGACTAGAGCACCGTTGCCGGGGTTTGATGTAATTAATCAGTTTTTTTCCACTGCTCTATTTCCTCATTGATATTTAATCACATAGGCGTACTGCTTACCTTGGAAAAGAAAATACTTGCATTCTCCATTCGGTCTCCTTAGTGTGTTCTTGAGTTTTTTGCTTTGGATGGAGTGCTGCTCAACCTTCACCTTACATAGAATACTGTTAGTTTGGGTGTTTTATATTTTCTCCTATCATCGAAAGTACTTTAGAAAACTTACTGGTGTTCCGTACTAATGATGTTTGTGTCTAGATTTTCTAATTGTTGAGGTAGAATGAATTGATGCAGATATACATTATTTATAGGAGTCTTTGATTGTCTGTTGACCATTGTGATCTTTGGGCTTTTGGGAGTAAAGTGAGTGCTTATCTCTTTTTACTAACATTGTGTAGAATGAAGTGATGCAGATATACATTATTTATAGGAGTATTTGATTGTCTGTTGACCATTGTGATCTGTTGGCTTTGGGGAGTAAAGTGATTACTTACCTCTTTTTACTAACATTGGCGTCAGGCTAATTCACATGCACCCCAATCATTCTACCATTTACCTGCATCCTCCCATCAATATTGATACCGGGTAACTCTATAGACCAAAGCTTAGATGGATGAGAAGTAGTCATTTAACTTTTTTGCCTATATGAGATTCGACTTAGGTCTCCCATGGTCTTACTCCCAATTTCAAATCGCTGGGACACACCACAGTAAACAACTGAGCCCTTTTGAACTCTTTGCACTAATTCTAATAAAGTGCAGTTAATCTTGACAAAGAAATATGAAATGTCATTTGATTCCACGACCATTTAGCAATCATATCTGGGCTTGCTGCATTATCCCTATACACAGAGGCTGTAAGGAAATATTTAAGGACAAACACCTAATTCATGAAGCTAtatgttttgttgtattttctcttttatgcTCTAATTTTTCTTGTACTTAACTGATGTCTGATGAACTTAAAGTTTATGACTAAATCATGATTGCAACTTTTGCATATGTTCTGCAACTTTAGTTTCTATGCTTTCAGTTGATGGaagctaactctttcttctcttttatggGTTACTGCAGTTATCAAACTCTCCAAATGCCGATTCTGCCGCACAAAATGCTTTAGTGGACTTTAAAAGGTTCGATGGGCTTCTTTACTTCATCAACCGAGTAAACTATATGTGAAAGAACAAAATCAAAACTATGATGTTCTTAGTTTTGCATAACACTGCTCGACCTTTTTCAGAGATTTCATGAGACattcaaaattcatttatttttccccgGAGAAGAAGCATGTAGAATCTTATCATGAAAAAAGTTAGCATCATTTTTTTAGTTACCATATAGAATTTAACCTAAAGCAACACAAAAGTGTCACGTCTTGTATATCAAGTCCAGCTTGTGCTTATACTGTTTTGGGTTGTTTCTCAGACCAAACACTCAAAATGCTGTGAAGCAGGGAAAATCTTTAACATCACTCAAGTCAAGATCACATAAATGTAACAAGGTAGTGGCCGCCAGACTTACGTTTGCCTATTTTGGTCTTTTTGACTTTTGACTATATGGTATATGCTTAAAGATCAGGTCTTCCTACAGATATTTCCAAGTAGGGAAGATAATGGCATAGGTGATGACACTGGACAAGAAAGTACATACTCAAAGGTAGCACATGATTTCGGTGTATGCTTTTGCTATACAACCCATTAGAAGTGTCTTATCCTCTTTGGTTAATTGGTTCTTTTCCTTGTTTCCTCTTATTAATGATCATTTATCGTATCACAGGAATCTAAATCCATATTTGATGAGAAACTTTCAGTGCATCCTCCAACTGAACTGCTTAATAAGGTACTAGATTTGAAATGATTATGGATGCCATATTTATTCCTTTGAGGGTGTATACTACCAGCTATGTTGTAGCCTGAATGTATCAGACTTTCATATATGTTTTAGCAACTTACTTATGTCTCAACCAATAAAATTCTAATCTTGTTTCCTTTATAATCCTAGTTGTCCCTTAGATCCGAAAAGGAAGCACGTGAAGAATCTCAGCCAAAAAAGAATCCCTCAGCGAAGGTGAGCCTAAAGACTCCTAGATAAGACTCTGTTCATATTATGCAGACGAATAACTTCTGATAGCCACTGCTGTTTCATAGGAGTTGAAGGAGAATGCTCCAAATTGTTTGCCAATTAAATTTTGGGTATGAAGAATAGAAAGATGCTAGATTCTTTTAACTTGTGACTGCAACTTCTTCTGATTGATATTTCAATTATACAGAAATGTGTTGGAAAACCAAATCAGTGTGCAGCAGAGAGGGGCACTCCCAGGATTGGACACTACTCCAGCATGAACAGGTATCCCACTGCATGAGTTTCATAAATAGGAAAACAGAAAGTCCACAGAAGAACTTTTCATCAAGATAACCTTTTACGCTGTAGCTTCTTTTGTTTACTTCTAGAGTTTTATAAAGGGATACTTAAACATATCGCTGGATCCTTAGTCCTTGTGCGATCATAGTTTTAACTCTTAAGGTTATGGACTTGGaaattaaaacaattttttaAGCCCATTTAATTCCCTTTTATTAATATTAGTGAAACCCTTGAAATGTTAGTCAGTAGACTCTGTACTATCATATCTCTTGTTTTATCAAATGATGTTGTACAATAATGACACCATCCTTTAAACCCATTTCAGCTTGAGCCATTTGTTTGAAACCAAGTTTGATTTTAATCTGGCATTGTGTCAACACATGCCTTATCACTTCCAATGGATGCATGCTTTGTCGTTTCGTTTTTTTGGTCTTTGTTTTGGTGAACAACAATTTGATGCCCGAACCCAAAAAAAGAAAGTCTCGtcacaaaaggaaaaagaaaaaaaaatacagatTATTATCGCTAGTTTAATAGCTTAATGTCtgtctgtctctctctctctctctctctctctctctctctctctcttttgaaTCTTTCCATCTAACTTGCACATTGATCTCTCAGGAGCTTGGGAATCCGATGAAAATTTTGTGGCTAATATATGTGGTTGTTGAATTGCTGCTAAGTTGTTGCTTGGATCTAAGATGGTTCCTGCACCTGCAAACCTCTGTTTCATGGAAGGTAGATCCTCCTAATCTAGGAGTTATCTGGAAATTTATGTCTTTAGCTataggaaataaaatattttcctcaAGACTTGCAGCACCCGATTTTTGCGGCTAGCACTGTACATCAAGTCCAATATATAGTATTCCTTTTGGTCTGTTATGTACATCTACAAGGTACATGTGCTAGGATGGGGAGTATAGTCTTTCAAATACGCAATGTATAAACTTATATCAACTCAACAGTTCGCAGGAAATTATACAGAGAGAAAACTTCTACTGTCCGTTACTCAGATCCTCCTTCCTTCAACACATTCCAGTCCAAGGAACACTTTACACTATCATTCTTTCTCCATCTGTTAATAGGACGAAGTGCATCCAATTTTCATTCTACAAAGCCTTCAAGGTATGTGACATTGCAAAGTTCAATTCAAGTTGGACTTTGCTTTGTCTTTTAAGTCTAAACATCACGTAGAATAAAGGAGATTTTGCGCCTTGAGTTGGCTTCACTAGCTCATAGACTTTCTTCATGTGACAGTTCTAATCATAGGCggatttataatttgaactttCTGATTCGAATTCAGAGTTCTTCTACCACCTATTTGATTTAGTGAATTCGAAATTTATTATTTGTTCTTTGTAGTGAATTTTTTTAACACGCATCTAGATTAGTAGGAACCTGTACGTTATAGGTACGCTTTTTATCCAGCTTATTGAAATCTACCGTGACCCATAATTCAGCCACATTCATAGTTGTGCAATCCAAGACACCTATCATTCATTTTAACAAGTTTATTTCACTGCTATTTATCTCTAAGAGCAACTCCTCTTAGAGATCACTCCTCTagttaacccccccccccccaaaaaaaaaaactcttttttaaattttagaaactaCTAATCCTATCTAACTGCACTGCTCTAGGTTGACATCACTGGCCTCGTTGGTAGAAGTGCAATGGAGAAGCCATAAGGAGAAGGCAAGAAGGCCTGACATGTATCTGTCTGCGATATAGTAACAAATTGTTCCCACTTAAATAACTGTTTGACGTATCCCTCTTAGAGTCTGTCCCCATGTCTCAAATAAATCATTTTTATGTACTAGCACCATACCTATGTTTTTTCATAAAGATGAAAATTAACTAGACACTTCAGTcctaaaaatgaaacaaaattcAAACAAAGTTTATTTCCTTAGCAGGAAATGAAAACAGATAATATATTAAGTATTTCAGCAAGATTTCTTAAGTCCCTGAAGAAACAAGCAAGTTAACAAACGGCGGTGCAAAAATCAATCCTGAATTTATTCATAATATAAGCATCTTGTTATAGAAATTAAAACTATTgctaaagtaaataacaaaaagCAAAGAGATGGAGGGACAATTACTAATTATATTACTTTTCTCAACAAGTTTGTTCATctatattataataaaacaaaGGCTATTTTCTTTAGTGGGGGACCCAGGATTTAGGGGTTGTGAGTACTCGAAAGATTCAAGCATACATATTGACACGCAGAACTTTAACGTCCCGCCTGAAAATCAAAACACCACCTATCTTCTTGGTTTCATGGgtattttttctttcatcttacaccaatttttatatatctgttatataattatacctaatttgCGTTGAATTTCATGGGTACCGAAGCACCATAATTTTTAACCTAGATTCGCCCCTGAAGCCAAGCATACAAGAATACTTGTGTAAAAGAGAAAGCAAAAATACATTTGACTACTTGATCACCAAGTTGGAAATGTTACTAAAGAACAAGAAATGAAGAATACAAGATGTACCCTTCATCGGAAAATTAAAATGTCTATGtcgaattaaaattttattttacgtAGATATATACTATTAATGGCCCCCCTTGTCACAGTTGAAATTCGTAGCTAAGTAGTTAAGGGGGTTCAAGATGTCACGGTGGTTGTTGGTTCGATTCTCATTAGCTTACTTATGTCCCTTTTTTAAAACTTCACTGTTCCCCAAACATGGCTCACGATTTCTTTCCCTCATCTATGCCCGTGATTTCTTTCTATTAGTAATAAAAGCTATCACataaagttctatttttcagtATTAGTAACGACTCCATAACACGTATTTAGCAACGCGTCTCCCCGCGCTTCACCTGATGGAGTTGTCAGGAGGCTGCTTCCGGCACGTAAGGAGGTAAATAATGCTCCTCAAGTTGGGAGATCCAGAATCCTATACTAATTGAAGAGAAACTCTCTTACGCGAACACAATTACTGCTCCAACATCATCCACATTTAAACCTAATAGACAGGAAAGGAAAAAGTTCTTGCTTGACATATCACTCATAATGGAATGCCTGTCGTCATCTTTAAAGATAAGGATTACTATGGAGTAATGACAGAAGACTGTAAGTATACTCCAGTGGATCGATTCCTCAAGTCAAGACCCcaaattaataaaattagttCGAGGTTCAAGGAATTGATCACGATTAAAGGATCAGTTAAAATAGGTGTATACGAAAACTATAACATATTCATTGATCTAGTGAATGATGAATACTATCAGAATGTTTGATTTAAAAGGGTGATTGAAATTGAGGGGATACAGATGTGGTTACAAAAAAGGTCCCCCGATTTCAAACCCAAGGAGGATCTCCCGGTTACTCCAGGTTGGGCTCTGTTCCCAGGTTTGCCATTTCACATTAATAACTGGCATTATATTAAGCAAATTTCGATCTCAGTTGGTACATCCTTAGCACTAGATGCAACCACTATTGGTGGAACACGACCAAGTATAGAGAAAATTAGAGTCGAGGTCGACTTACTTAAAACACATCCGGATAGTGTATGGGTTGGTATTGATTATGAAGATTTCACTTTAGGAGtttatacccaaaaaattaattatgaggGTATTCCAAAATATTGCAGAGAATGTAAGAAATTGGGACACAATACTCAAAATTGTAGAGTTCTTGAAAAAAAGAAAGCTTTGGCCGAAGAAGAAGATAATACCAAGAACAATGAAGCCAAAAGCTCAAGTTTTGGTtctgaaaaggaaaaatatgaaactAATTTTGGACAGGAAAATGATAGAAGTAATGACACTAAGCCAAAGCAAGCTAATGGAAATAGTGACCTAGAAAGACCAAATAATAGCAATGGTAACTACAACATGAGATTCGAGGCTGAGAACCTGAAGGGAAGTGAAGATGatatggaaaagaaaagaaaaaataagaagaacgAGAAAAAGATAATGCAAAAAAAGAACATTGTGTGATCCAAGCTGTTCTACCTAAGATCATTGACGAGTGGCAATTTCGTCACTCATTTATATCCCATTTCTTACACATTATTGTGGTTAAATTGATGATATGAGGCTAATTTCCTTATGAGCACTAATTTAGGGTATTTATCGCTTTTCAGGAAAATCTAGTGAAAAAGGAGTTAAGTCAAAGCTATAAAGGAGAAAAAGAGCTGAGCAAGACGAAGCCTGAAGAGGTGTCTCAGAAAAAACCCTCAGATATCCCTTTCGCGATTTTAGAAGTCGCAATCGCGACTGGTCAAAATAGACTGAGAAGTCGCATACGCGACTTGCTGAGTTGCGTCTATGATAGGTCAGGGAATTCAGAGATGTCGCGATCGTGAGAGGATAAATAGTGTACGCGACTGGTACGACAGAAGCAGCAGTAACGATCGcgacaaaaaaaattatgaacgCGATCATCAGGCAGATTCTCAGGGATAATGATAGAATGTCATGTGGCTCAATCCCAATACATAAAAGGCACAAGACCTAACATTTCTGACAACTAGTTTTCATCTTAACTGCTTTGGCACTACTTTTGagataaaaatattcttagagTGACACTAAAGTAAGGAATTAATAATTTCCATTTAATATTTGCTGAAACTCAAATCATGAAAGTACATTTCCCTTAGTTTTCATGGAgtaatttaatgaaaattttggtatatttctaCTTCCCTTCTTTATGAGTATCTAATTctaaatcttggggttatgcttgaataggttgtgaCTAGTATGCGGGTGTTACTTATTTATTCCACTAATTAGCTAGTTGTGATGGGTGTTGTATTTATTTCACGAGTTGATTAAAAATTAGGAGTTGCAAACCCTAATTACCCTTGAACCCATATCATCTTTAAAAGAGAGGATATGGGTGAGGAGtaaatgcaaccaataacttAAAGTGTTTCATTTAATGACAACTCTTAGACTTAATGATGTTAATTGAGGCAATAAATTGTTAAAATTGttacacttatgaggtgttcgaaagaacccatttgtgaaatttggtgttttattgaaagattaacatCAAGACctctaaatctagcctacccatgattCCTAACTAAATTAGAATAGATTTTCAACTACTCATATATTAACTCACACCTAGATTTGCAAAACCCCAAGGTCTATTTCCCATTGATTACACTCTTAGCATTTTCAATCTCAAGATagtattataaaataaagaaattgataCTTTAAACACATTCAAATCAAAtcccccattttacatttatgttgTATTATGCACATTACGGGTCAACCCTTAGTTGACTCTCAATACTCTTGAGCTTTGAATTCTTTGTgatcactccttgtggattcgaccccaacctatgttgggttattatattgacaacgattgcttacacccaCTTAAGAGTATAgcttgagtgttataaaaaatgactGTCATTGCTGGagagtgaaacatagttttcactcTTGTAGTATTTTAGTCACTTTGGGTTATCCGTAGTGTTTTAGTTTacattgtttgttgtttttgttctttattagGTGGGCATAATAGTGCACATGATACTATGAGCCAACACAATAGTAATGCCGACTCTATTAATGGGTTTCTTTAGGGCCAAGATCACCTCATAGATATAGACTAAGCTAGTGCTATTCTATTCCACCAGCGGAAGAAAATAAAGCATTTCACGTTACTAGCGTGatgctttatttattttaaatgaaaGGGTAATTTGGAGATCAATCACACGAGGATGCTAATTTATActtgaagaattttattgatgtgtGTTCTCCATTTGACATAGCCCAcatatatcaagaatcaattaAGTTGCATTTTTTCCATTCTCTTTGATGAGGGAAGCGGTCTTATGGTTGTGGTTTTTGCCCATGGGATCTATCACCTCATGGGTTGAGCTCAGAGAAGCATTCTTAGAGATGTAC encodes the following:
- the LOC107865154 gene encoding GATOR complex protein WDR24-like gives rise to the protein MWLQKRSPDFKPKEDLPVTPGWALFPGLPFHINNWHYIKQISISVGTSLALDATTIGGTRPSIEKIRVEVDLLKTHPDSVWVGIDYEDFTLGVYTQKINYEGIPKYCRECKKLGHNTQNCRVLEKKKALAEEEDNTKNNEAKSSSFGSEKEKYETNFGQENDRSNDTKPKQANGNSDLERPNNSNGNYNMRFEAENLKGSEDDMEKKRKNKKNEKKIMQKKNIENLVKKELSQSYKGEKELSKTKPEEVSQKKPSDIPFAILEVAIATGQNRLRSRIRDLLSCVYDRSGNSEMSRS